In Streptomyces sp. NBC_01231, the sequence GCGGTCACATCAGCGAGTTGGTCGTGGAGAAGCTGACGCGCACGATCCTCGGCTGGGACCTGACCCGTGACGCCCAGCCCGTGTCGTACGCCTCGAACGCCCCACGCGGCCCGGTGGTGGCCCTGGCCGACGAGGCGACCTCCTCGGACGGCGACATGATCACGGCCGCCTTCAAGCTCCTGAACCTGGGCCCCGTGGTCGGGCAGCGCACCTGGGGCGGAGTCGTCGGCATGACCGGCCGTCACCAACTGGGCGACGGCACGGTGATCACGGTCCCGATGAACGCGGCCTGGTTCGACGCGTACGGCTGGTCCGTGGAGAACCACGGCGTCGCCCCGGACCTGGAGATCCTCCGCACCCCGCTGGACTGGGCGGAGGGCAGACACGCCCAACTGGCCGACGCGGTGCAACTGGCCCTGGAACTGCTGGAATCCAACCCCCCGGCCACTCCCCCGGACCACAAGAACCTCCCGGACAGGTCGCGGCCGAAGCTGCCCCCGCGCTTCTGAACGGCCCATCTTCTGACCGGCCCACGGGGCGCGGACCCCGACGCACACCGGAACGTGGGGCACCCCTTCCAAGAAAGGGCACCCCACGTCAGCGGTCAGAGCCGAGCTCAGCGGCTACATGTCGTAGTCCTGGCTGAGGCGGTCCTCCTCCTCGCGCTCGCGCCGCATACGCTCGGTCTCCTCGTCCCGCATGGGCTGACCCGGCCGGCCACGCTCCTGGCCGCGCTCCTGGCCGCGCCCCTGACTCTGCTGACCCTTCTCCCGGGCCTGCTGAGCCTTCTGCTTGGCCTGGTCCCGCATCTGCTCCGACTTGTTCTGGAACTGGTCCTTCATACCCATGTGGGTTCACTCCTAATGAGCGGGGGATGGACCCCTAGGTGGGGCCTCGACCAGATTCACACGACCGGACACAGTGCGCATTTCGATCAACTACGGTGCGTAGCGCGGGCCTCCTCGTCCGCCGCCCCACCTGCGCCGACGAGCCCCGTCCGCATGCCCTCCAGCCTGGACGCGAACCGCCTCATCTCCCGTTGCCCCACGGTCCCGATGACCCCCGGCAGGTACCCGCGCACGCCCTGCATCCCGCGCAGCCACCACTGCCCGTAGACATGACTCGACCTGCGCTCGATACCGGCCACGATCCGGTCCACCGCCGGGCCCAGCGGATACGTCTTGTTGGACGGCCACGGCAGCCGCTGCCGCAGTTCCCGCATCACGTCCTCCTGATCGGCCCCGCGCACCATGTCGGTGTCGGTCCACGACAGGTAACCGACCCCGACCCGCACCCCCTTGTAGCCGACCTCGGCCCGCAGACTGTGCGCGTACGCCTCCACGCCCGACTTGGACGCGCAGTACGCGGTCATCATCGGCGCCGGGGTGATCGCCGCGAGGGAGGCGATCTGGAGCAGGTAGCCCCGGCTCTCCATCAGCACGGGCAGGAAGGCGCGGGCGGTCATCGCCGAGCCGATCAGGTTGACCTCGATGACCCGCCGCCAGGCCTCCGGGTCGGCGTCCACGAAGGGCCCGCCGGTGGCCACGCCCGCGTTGGCGACGACGATGTCGACCTTCCCGAACCGCTCCTTGACCTCCCGGGCGACCTGGGCCATCGCCTCGTGGTCGGTGACATCGGCGTACCAGTGGCCGCTGTCGCCGTGCAGCCGCTCGGAGACCGCCTTGAGCGCGTCGGGCTCCAGCCCGACCAGCGCCACCGTCGCCCCGCGCGCGGACAGCTTGCGGGCCAGCAGCTCCCCGACGCCCCGCGCGGCTCCGGTGACGACCGCGACCTGCCCTTCGAGACCGACCCTGCTCATGCGTCCTCCTTGACGTGACCGACGACGGGACCGACCTGGACGTACGTGGTGACCAGTTCCCGGATCTTCCCGGTGACCGGCGCGGGCGCCTCGACCGGAGTCATGTGACCGATGCCGGGCAGCTCGGTCAGACCCACGCAGTCCGGCAGGGCGGCGACCAGCGCGCGGGCCTGCGCCGGCGGGGTGAGCCGGTCGGCGGAGCCCACCACGACGGCCGTCGGTGCGCGCAACTCCCGTACCGCGTGGTCGAGATCGAGCAGATCGAGCACGTGCGACCAGGCGTACCGCACCGCGCGTGGGCAGGCGTGCACGACACGGGCGCACGCCTCCACCATGTCGGGGGCCGAACCGGCGCCCATCGTCCCGTACTTGAGGATCCTCCGGGCGAGCGGCGTGACCGGTCCGAGCGGGGCACGGGAGCCGAGGATCCGCCGGGTCAGCCAGGTCCTCGTCCGGCCCGCGCGGATCGGTATCACCAGCGACTCGGCGACCAGCCGCGAGGAACCGGTGCTGCACAGCAGGACGGCCGCCGTGTGTTCCCGGAAGGCGGGCCGGTTGGCGGCGGCCATCACCGTCATGCCGCCCATGGAGTGACCGACGATCACCGCCTTCTCGCCCGGCGCGAGGACCGCCCCCAGCACGGCTTCGAGGTCGTCGGCGAGCGCGTCGGTGCTGCAGTCCGGGCTCGCCGGGCTGCGTCCGTGGCCGCGCTGGTCGTAGGCGATGACCCGGTGGTCGACGGACAGGTCCCGTATCTGCGCCGCCCAGAAGGCCGTCGAGCAGGTCCAGCCGTGGGCGAGGACGACCGTCGGGGCGCCCTCGGGTCCGTGCACCTCGACGTGCAGACGGGCGCCGTCGGCGGAGGTGGCGGTCAGTTCGCGGGCGGGCACCGGCGGGGCGTACGGCCCGGAGGCGACGTGCAGGAGACGGCTCACGCGCTGACCTCGGCCTTCTTCTGGGTGGGCACCCGTACGACGTCGTACTCCCCGAGGTCCACGCGCCGGGTCGCGCGCCGGAACTCCGTCGTCGTGCCCGGCCAGATGGTGGTGTTGCGGCCGCTCGCGTCCATGTACCAGCTGGTGCAGCCGCCCGTGTTCCACACCGTGCGCTTCATGCGCTCCTGCACCCGGTCGTTCCAGGCGCGCACGGCGGCCGGGCGGGCGTCGAGGGCGACCCGGCCGCCGAGGACGTTCAACTGCCGTACGAAGTCGGCCATGTAGTTCAGCTGGGACTCGATCATCAGGATCATCGAGGAGTTGCCGAGGCCGGTGTTGGGGCCGATGACGGTCAGCCAGTTGGGGAACCCGGCCGCCGAGGCACCGCGCAGGGCCTCCATGCCGCCCTTCCAGGACTCGGCGAGCGTGCGCCCGTCCGCGCCCACCACCCGGTCGGCGATCGGCATGTCGGTGACGTGGAAGCCGGTGCCGAAGACGAGCGCGTCGGCCTCGGCCTCGGTGCCGTCGGCGGCGACCAGCGTCGAGCCGCGGACCTCGCTCAGTCCGCTCGCGACGAGGTCCACGTTGGGCTGCGCGAGGGCCGGGTAGTAGGTGCCGGACAGCAGGATCCGCTTGCAGCCGATGCGGTAGTCGGGCGTGAGCTTGGCGCGCAGGGCCGGGTCCTTGATGGAGCGGGCCATGTTGCGCGCGGCCAACTGCTCTACCAGACCGAGCTCGTTGGGGCGCTTGGTGAACGCCTGGACCTGCAACTCCCGGATGCCCCACGACAGTCCGCGCCGGGCCTGCGCGGTGAAGGGCAGCGCCCGGTGCAGCGCGCGTTCTGCTCCGCTGATCGCCCGGTCCACCCGGGGCAGCACCCAGGGCGGGGTGCGTTGGAAGAGGGTGAGCCGGGAGACCTCGGGCTGGATGGCCGGGACGATCTGGATGGCGGAGGCGCCCGTGCCGACCATGGCGACCTTCTTGCCGCGCAGGTCGGCGTCGTGGTCCCAGCGGGCCGAGTGGAACACCTTGCCGGGGAACGAGTCCAGGCCCGGGATCTCCGGGATTCTCGGGTCGGACAGCGGCCCGGTGGCGGAGACGACCAGGTCGGCCCGGAGCGAGCCGCCGCTGGTCTCGATGTCCCAGAACAGCAGCTCGGTGTTCCAGGTCATCCGCGTGACCTCGGAGTGGAGACGCAGGTGCGGGCGCAGCCCGAAGACGTCCGTCACCCGCTCCAGGTAGGCGCGGATGTGCTCCTGACCGGAGAAGGTGCGCGGCCAGTCGGGGTTGGGCGCGAAGGAGAACGAGTAGAGATGGGACGGCACGTCACAGACGCACCCCGGATAGGTGTTGTCCCGCCAGGTCCCGCCGACGCTGCCGGCCCGCTCCAGCACGACGAAGTCGGTGACGCCCTCGCGCCGCAGTCGTACGGCGGCCCCCAGCCCGCCGAATCCGGACCCGATCACCGCCACCCGCACGTGTTCCTGCTCGGCCATCCCGAAGCCTCCACGCATCACGCTGAACCCTGCCAGTGAATACTGGCGCAATGGGGAGAGTAGAGCAGGTCCGTACTCAGGGGTAGGGGGCGGGCCAGGACTTTTACCTCAGCGGCCGCCGCCACTGGTACCGGGACCACGACATAGGGTGCGGGCGTGGCAGACAAGCGTGAGTACCGCATGGAGGAGCTGGCCGAGGCGGCCGGGATCACGGTGCGCACCCTGCGCTTCTACCGCGAGCGCAAGCTGATCCACCCACCGCGCCGCGAGGGCCGTATCGCCTGGTACGACGACAGCCACCTGGCCCGCCTGCGCACCATCACCACCCTGCTGGAACGCGGCCACACCCTGAACGGCATCGCGGAACTGGCGGAGGCCTTCGACCACGGCCGCGACGTCGGCGACCTCCTCGGCGTCGACACCCCCACCGAGGAGGAGCCGGTCCGCCTCACCCCCGAGGAACTCGCCGCCCGCTTCGAGGGCCAGGTCACCCCCGAGAATTTCGCCGCCGCCCTGGACCTCGGTTACCTCGGCACCGCCGGCGACGAGATCGTCCACATCAGCCGCCGCCTCCTGGACGTCTCCTCCGCCCTGGTCCAGGAGGGCATCCCGCTCGCCGAGGTCCTGTCCGCGGGCGCCCGCGTCCGCGCACACGCCGACGCCCTCGCCGACCTCTTCACCGACCTGATCCTCCGCCACGGCCCGCAGGAGAACCTCCAGCGACTGCGCCCCTTGGCCCGGAGCGTGGTGGAGGCGGAACTGTCACTGGCGTTGGACCGGCGGTTGCGGAAGGGGAACCACACAGGTCCGGACGGGGACCACACGGGCCGGGACCACGAGCACACAGTCCCGGACCAGGACTACCGGTCGTAGACCACCGTCACCGGAGCGTGGTCCGACCAGCGCTCGGCATGCGTGGCGGCGCGCTCGACGTACCCCTTGACCGCCTTGGCGGCGAGGCCGGGCGTGGAGCAGTGGTAGTCGATCCTCCACCCTGAATTGTTCTCAAAGGCCCGCCCCCGGTACGACCACCAGGTGTACGGCCCCTCCACCTCCGGATGCAGCGCCCGCACGACGTCGACGTAACCGCCCTCCGTCGCGTCCAGAACCCGGGTCAGCCACGCCCGTTCCTCCGGGAGGAAGCCGGAGTTCTTCTGGTTGGCGCGCCAGTTCTTGAGGTCCGCCTGCTGGTGAGCGATGTTCCAGTCACCGCAGATGACGACCTCTCGGCCGTCGGCGGCGGCACGTTCACGCAGGTCCTTGACGTAGGCGAGGAACTCGCCCATGAAGCGGACCTTCTCGTCCTGGCGCTCGGTGCCGACCTCACCGGAGGGCAGGTAGAGCGACCCGACCGTGACACCTGGCAGGTCGGCCTCGACGTAGCGGCCGCTGGTGTCGAACTCCGAGGAGCCGAAACCGATCCGGACCCGGTCGGGTTCACGGCGCGTGTAGAGGGAGACACCGGCCCGCCCCTTCGCGGCGGCGGGCGCGTGCACGACGTGCCAGCCTTCGGGGGTGCGCACATGCTCAGGCAGCTGCTGCTGCTCGGCGCGCACCTCCTGAAGACAGACGACATCGGCGGAGGTCTCCGCGAGCCACTCCACGAACCCCTTCTTCGCGGCGGCACGCAGCCCATTCACGTTCACAGTGGTGACAGTCAGCATCCGCGGCACAATACCGGCAGGTCCACAGCAGACTGGACGGTGTCCGGACTTCGATCCAGTACAGATGTACGATTATGCGCATGCATATTCGCCGGGTCCCGTTCGATCACCCCGACGCCGTGAAGCTCAACGACGCCGTCCAGGCCGAGTACCACGTGCGCTACGGCGACGGCGGCGACTCCACTGTGCTTGCCTCGTCGGACTTCGCACCGCCGAACGGCGTCTATCTCCTCGTCTACGACGAGGCGGACCGGCCCGTCGCCACGGGCGGTTGGCGAAGCCAGGACGCCAACGGTGAGGGCAACGAGGACGGCGACGCCGAACTCAAGCGCATGTACGTGATCGACGACATGCGCGGCCGCGGTCTCGCCCGGCGCCTGCTGACGGCCCTGGAGGTGGACGCCCGCGCGGCCGGCCGTATCCGCATGGTCCTGGAGACGGGCACCAAGCAGCCCGAGGCCATCGCCCTGTACACCTCCTGCGGCTACGAGCCGTGCGGCAAGTTCGGCTACTACCGCGAGTACGAGGAAAGCCGGTGCTTCGCCAAGAAGCTCAGCTCCTGAGGTAGGCCAGCACGGCCAGCACCCGTCGGTGCACGTCGTCCGCCGGCGGCAGGTCCAGCTTGGTCAGGATGCTGCCGATGTGCTTGCCGACGGCCGCCTCCGACACCACCAGCGCCCGCGCGATCGCGTTGTTCGACCTGCCCTCCGCGATCAGCGCCAGTACCTCCCGCTCGCGCGGGGTGAGCCGCGCGAGCGGATCCCGGCGCCTGCGCAGCAGTTGTCGTACGACTTCGGGGTCGACCACCGTGCCGCCGGCGGCGACCTCCCGCAGCGCCGCCACGAACTGCTCGACCTGTCCCACCCGGTCCTTGAGCAGGTAGCCGACGCCGCTGCCGTCCCCGGAGTCGAGGAGCTCGGCGGCGTACGCCCGCTGCACGTACTGGCTGAGCACCAGCACCGGCAGCCCGGGGCGTTCCGCGCGCAGGCGCAGGGCCGCGTGCAGCCCCTCGTCCTGGAAGCCGGGCGGCATCCGGACGTCGGTCACGACGATGTCGGGCTGGTGCTCGGCGGCCGCGCCGAGCAGCGCGTCCGCGTCGCCGACGGCGGCCGGCACCTCGTGGCTGAAGCGGGTGAGCAGCCCGATGAGGCCCTCGCGCAACAACACGCTGTCCTCGGCGAGGACTATGCGCAGGGGTCCGTCTGTCGTCTCGGCCGGCAAGGAATCTCCACACGCAGCAGGGTCGGCCCGCCCGGCGGGCTGGACAGGGAGAGTCTGCCATCGAGCACCGACACCCGGTCGGCGAGACCGGTCAGTCCGGTGCCGCCGGCGTTGTCGGCGCCGCCGCCCCCGTCGTCGCGGACGACGAGGGTCAGCCGCCCGCCCTCGTATCCACCGCTGACGGTGGCACGGCCGGCCCCGCTGTGCCTGGCGACGTTCACGAGGGCCTCGCAGACGACGAAGTACGCGGCGGACTCGACGGGTTGGGGCAGCCTTCCGGGCAACTCCAGGTCCACGTCCACGGGGACCGGGCTGCGGTCGGCGGCGTCGGCGACGGCGGCTTCCAGGCCGTAGTCGGCGAGGACCTTGGGGTGGATGCCGTGGATCAGCTCACGCAGCTCCGCGAGCACCTGCCCGGCCTCCTCGTGGGCCTTGGCGAGCTGGTCGGCGAGCGGTCCCGGCGGGACGTCCAGCCGGGCCAGGCCGAGGGTCATGGTGAGGGCGACCAGGCGCTGTTGGGCCCCGTCGTGCAGATCCCGCTCGATCCGCCGTCGCTCCGCCTCGAAGGCGTCCACCAACCGCACCCGGGAGCGCGCCAGTTCGGTGACCCGCTCGTTGTCCTTCGAGGTCAGCAGGGCCCGCGCCAGCTCGGCGCGGGCACCGGCCACCACCCCCAGGGCGTAGGCGCCGCCCGCGAGCAGGACCAGCCCGAGCGCGGCGGACCCGAGGGCCCCGGTCCAGGTGTCGACCGTCCACAGCTTGGCCACCCTCGCCTCCCCGTCGACGGCGAACCACACCGGTACGGCGGCCATGACCAGCGGAACCCCGGCCGCGAAGGCGACCGCCAGCGCGTCGAGCGGCCACAGCACCAGCCCGAACAGCACGGCGTACGCCAGCTCCCGCCACGTCGCCGGTTCCCGCAGCCGGGTCACCAGCCAGACCCGCAGTCCCGGGCCGTCGGGCACCCGGTGACCGTCGCCCGGCGCGGGTCCGACCCCGACCAGGCGCAGCCGCAGCCGCTCCACGGCGGCCACGGGGATCCCGGCCAGCACGGTCAGTACGAGCAGCGGCAGCCCGAACAGGACGACGGCCAGCACCCCGCCGACGACGAGTCCGCCGAGGATCACCACCAGGACGACCACGCCGAGCAGCGCACCGCTGCCCAGGTAGGCGACCGCTCGCCAGGGCCACGCCGATCTCAGGTATCCGCGCCCGCCGGACGCTCCGCTCAGGGCCTGCCACACGCTCATGGAGATCACCGTAGAAGCCGGGCGGGGGCGAGTCCATGGGCCCAGGCGGAGGCTCGGGGGTATGCCTGGCCCTACCCCAAGTCTCCGTCCTGCCGCACTGCTTCGGGGTGTGGTCGCGCGGTTGTCTTGCCCCACCGACACCGAACTGGTGTGAGCAGAGGCGGAGATGAGAGGGCGCGGATGAGAACCGACGCGATCGAACTGAGGGCCGTGAGCAGACGGTACGGGACCGGCGGCAGCGCCGTGACCGCGCTCGACGACGTCACGCTCGCCTTCGCGACGGGCACCTTCACCGCCGTCATGGGGCCGTCGGGTTCGGGCAAGTCGACCCTGCTGCAGTGTGCCGCCGGGCTGGATCGCCCCGACTCGGGCTCGGTACGGCTCGGCGACACGGAACTGACGTCGCTGAGCGAGCGCAGGCTGACCCTGCTGCGCCGCGAGCGCATCGGCTTCGTGTTCCAGGCGTTCAACCTGCTGCCGTCCCTGACGGCCGCGCAGAACGTCGCCCTGCCGCTGCGTCTGGCCGG encodes:
- a CDS encoding SDR family oxidoreductase produces the protein MSRVGLEGQVAVVTGAARGVGELLARKLSARGATVALVGLEPDALKAVSERLHGDSGHWYADVTDHEAMAQVAREVKERFGKVDIVVANAGVATGGPFVDADPEAWRRVIEVNLIGSAMTARAFLPVLMESRGYLLQIASLAAITPAPMMTAYCASKSGVEAYAHSLRAEVGYKGVRVGVGYLSWTDTDMVRGADQEDVMRELRQRLPWPSNKTYPLGPAVDRIVAGIERRSSHVYGQWWLRGMQGVRGYLPGVIGTVGQREMRRFASRLEGMRTGLVGAGGAADEEARATHRS
- a CDS encoding MerR family transcriptional regulator; translated protein: MADKREYRMEELAEAAGITVRTLRFYRERKLIHPPRREGRIAWYDDSHLARLRTITTLLERGHTLNGIAELAEAFDHGRDVGDLLGVDTPTEEEPVRLTPEELAARFEGQVTPENFAAALDLGYLGTAGDEIVHISRRLLDVSSALVQEGIPLAEVLSAGARVRAHADALADLFTDLILRHGPQENLQRLRPLARSVVEAELSLALDRRLRKGNHTGPDGDHTGRDHEHTVPDQDYRS
- a CDS encoding NAD(P)/FAD-dependent oxidoreductase encodes the protein MAEQEHVRVAVIGSGFGGLGAAVRLRREGVTDFVVLERAGSVGGTWRDNTYPGCVCDVPSHLYSFSFAPNPDWPRTFSGQEHIRAYLERVTDVFGLRPHLRLHSEVTRMTWNTELLFWDIETSGGSLRADLVVSATGPLSDPRIPEIPGLDSFPGKVFHSARWDHDADLRGKKVAMVGTGASAIQIVPAIQPEVSRLTLFQRTPPWVLPRVDRAISGAERALHRALPFTAQARRGLSWGIRELQVQAFTKRPNELGLVEQLAARNMARSIKDPALRAKLTPDYRIGCKRILLSGTYYPALAQPNVDLVASGLSEVRGSTLVAADGTEAEADALVFGTGFHVTDMPIADRVVGADGRTLAESWKGGMEALRGASAAGFPNWLTVIGPNTGLGNSSMILMIESQLNYMADFVRQLNVLGGRVALDARPAAVRAWNDRVQERMKRTVWNTGGCTSWYMDASGRNTTIWPGTTTEFRRATRRVDLGEYDVVRVPTQKKAEVSA
- a CDS encoding GNAT family N-acetyltransferase is translated as MHIRRVPFDHPDAVKLNDAVQAEYHVRYGDGGDSTVLASSDFAPPNGVYLLVYDEADRPVATGGWRSQDANGEGNEDGDAELKRMYVIDDMRGRGLARRLLTALEVDARAAGRIRMVLETGTKQPEAIALYTSCGYEPCGKFGYYREYEESRCFAKKLSS
- a CDS encoding sensor domain-containing protein, which produces MSVWQALSGASGGRGYLRSAWPWRAVAYLGSGALLGVVVLVVILGGLVVGGVLAVVLFGLPLLVLTVLAGIPVAAVERLRLRLVGVGPAPGDGHRVPDGPGLRVWLVTRLREPATWRELAYAVLFGLVLWPLDALAVAFAAGVPLVMAAVPVWFAVDGEARVAKLWTVDTWTGALGSAALGLVLLAGGAYALGVVAGARAELARALLTSKDNERVTELARSRVRLVDAFEAERRRIERDLHDGAQQRLVALTMTLGLARLDVPPGPLADQLAKAHEEAGQVLAELRELIHGIHPKVLADYGLEAAVADAADRSPVPVDVDLELPGRLPQPVESAAYFVVCEALVNVARHSGAGRATVSGGYEGGRLTLVVRDDGGGGADNAGGTGLTGLADRVSVLDGRLSLSSPPGGPTLLRVEIPCRPRRQTDPCA
- a CDS encoding response regulator transcription factor → MPAETTDGPLRIVLAEDSVLLREGLIGLLTRFSHEVPAAVGDADALLGAAAEHQPDIVVTDVRMPPGFQDEGLHAALRLRAERPGLPVLVLSQYVQRAYAAELLDSGDGSGVGYLLKDRVGQVEQFVAALREVAAGGTVVDPEVVRQLLRRRRDPLARLTPREREVLALIAEGRSNNAIARALVVSEAAVGKHIGSILTKLDLPPADDVHRRVLAVLAYLRS
- a CDS encoding alpha/beta hydrolase — its product is MSRLLHVASGPYAPPVPARELTATSADGARLHVEVHGPEGAPTVVLAHGWTCSTAFWAAQIRDLSVDHRVIAYDQRGHGRSPASPDCSTDALADDLEAVLGAVLAPGEKAVIVGHSMGGMTVMAAANRPAFREHTAAVLLCSTGSSRLVAESLVIPIRAGRTRTWLTRRILGSRAPLGPVTPLARRILKYGTMGAGSAPDMVEACARVVHACPRAVRYAWSHVLDLLDLDHAVRELRAPTAVVVGSADRLTPPAQARALVAALPDCVGLTELPGIGHMTPVEAPAPVTGKIRELVTTYVQVGPVVGHVKEDA
- a CDS encoding exodeoxyribonuclease III, which encodes MLTVTTVNVNGLRAAAKKGFVEWLAETSADVVCLQEVRAEQQQLPEHVRTPEGWHVVHAPAAAKGRAGVSLYTRREPDRVRIGFGSSEFDTSGRYVEADLPGVTVGSLYLPSGEVGTERQDEKVRFMGEFLAYVKDLRERAAADGREVVICGDWNIAHQQADLKNWRANQKNSGFLPEERAWLTRVLDATEGGYVDVVRALHPEVEGPYTWWSYRGRAFENNSGWRIDYHCSTPGLAAKAVKGYVERAATHAERWSDHAPVTVVYDR